DNA sequence from the Geobacter sp. AOG2 genome:
AGCGCCAAGAACGACGGCCACCCCCTGGTGAAGATGATCATCACCCCCGGACTGGCCCTGCAGCGCCTGACCACCCGCGAGCCGGACGACCAGCAGTTGGAAGTGGCCATCCGCTCCATGAATGAGGCTCTGGAAGAAAATGCCGGGTACTCGGACGACCGCCTGGTTGTGTAAGCTGAAATTAAAACCTGCCACAGAGACACAGAGACACGGAGAACGTCAAAGGCGTGCCACGCCGTCTGGTTTTACCTCTCCAGCTTTTCTCTGTGTCTCTGTGTCTCCGTGGCAGATGTAAGAATCTAAGAGGTTTTGAATATGTTCGACAAGATAGAAGAGCTTGAGCGGCGCTACCAGGAAGTGGAAGCGCTGCTGTCCGACCCCACGGTCATCTCCAATCAGCCGGAGTTCCGCAAGCTCTCCCGGGAACATGCCGACCTGAGCCAGCTGGTGGCGGCCTACCGCCGCTGGCGCAAGGTGCTGGAGGAGATCGAGGAGAACCGGGAGCTGTTGTCCGACGCGGACATGAAGGAGATGGCCGAGGAGGAGTTGAAGAGCCTGGAGGCGGAAAAGGAACAATTGGAGGCCGATATCCAACTGCTTCTGCTGCCCAAGGACCCCAACGACAACAAGAGCGTCATCCTGGAGATCCGGGCCGGGACCGGCGGCGACGAGTCCGCCCTGTTCGCCGGGGATCTGTTCCGCATGTATTCACGCTTTGCCGACACCAACCGCTGGAAGGTGGAGACCATCTCGGCCTCCGAATCGGAGCGGGGCGGCTTCAAGGAAATCATCGCCTCCGTGGAAGGCGAGGGGGTCTTTGCCAAGCTCAAGTACGAGTCCGGCACCCACCGGGTGCAGCGCGTGCCCGAGACCGAGGCCCAGGGGCGCATCCACACCAGCGCCTGCACCGTGGCGATCATGCCCGAGGCAGAGGACGTGGACATCGACATTCGGCCCGATGACCTGAAGATCGACGTCTACCGTTCTTCCGGCGCGGGCGGGCAGCACGTCAACACCACCGACTCTGCGGTGCGCATCACCCACCTCCCCACCGGCACGGTGGTGGCCTGCCAGGAGGAACGCAGCCAGATCAAGAACCGGGCCAAGGCCATGAAGGTCCTGAAGACCCGCATCCTGGACACCATCCTCCAGGAACAGAGCGCCAAACTGGCCGCCGACCGCAAGCAGCAGGTCGGTTCCGGCGACCGTAGCGAGCGCATCCGCACCTACAACTTCCCCCAGGGGCGCATGACCGACCACCGTATCGGCCTGACCCTCTACCGCCTGGATTCCATCATGGCGGGGGACATCGCCGAGATCGCCGACGCCCTGCGCGCCCATTACCAGATGGAAGCGCTGAAAGCACAAAGCGAAGGGAATTGATTCCCTTCGCTCCACACCTTCCCACCTTACGTTTTCTTACGGTTTTTGCCGCATGATGTTACGTTTTGTTACGGTCTGCCCCGTAACATCGGGACCGTTTGTCCCGGAGCCACGGAGAACGTCGAAAGACAAAAAACTTCCACGGGTTTTGTCCCTTTAACTTTTCTCCCCGTCTCTGCGGCAGCTGTCCAGGATGCTACCCCTTCACCAGATCCGCCAATAACTCCACCGTGTGCTTCACCTGCACCTCCGCCGTGTCCTGGTCGAACCCGCCCCTGATCTGCATGACGCAGCCGGGGCAGTCCATGGCTACGACGGGCGCGCCGGTCTCCTTGATGTTGTGCAGCTTTCTTTTCAGGATCGGCGCCGAGATCTCCGGCAGCTTCATGGAGTAGGAGCCGCCCATGCCGCAGCACATGTCGCACTCGAACATCTCCTTCACCTCGTAGCCCGCCCCGCGCAGCAGTTCCCGCGGCGGCTCCGTGGCCCGCAGGGTCCGTTTCAGGTGGCAGGAGTCGTGG
Encoded proteins:
- the prfA gene encoding peptide chain release factor 1, with amino-acid sequence MFDKIEELERRYQEVEALLSDPTVISNQPEFRKLSREHADLSQLVAAYRRWRKVLEEIEENRELLSDADMKEMAEEELKSLEAEKEQLEADIQLLLLPKDPNDNKSVILEIRAGTGGDESALFAGDLFRMYSRFADTNRWKVETISASESERGGFKEIIASVEGEGVFAKLKYESGTHRVQRVPETEAQGRIHTSACTVAIMPEAEDVDIDIRPDDLKIDVYRSSGAGGQHVNTTDSAVRITHLPTGTVVACQEERSQIKNRAKAMKVLKTRILDTILQEQSAKLAADRKQQVGSGDRSERIRTYNFPQGRMTDHRIGLTLYRLDSIMAGDIAEIADALRAHYQMEALKAQSEGN